GAAAAGTTCCTGTTGTCTTTCCACGACAAATAAATCCATTGGGCGATATTGtggaaaaatctgaaaaaattgatacgtgatgaaataaatattttattgaaaaatatatttatagttgtAACACATATTCAGCGTTGCTGATAAACTTTTTGACTGTTTTATTCAGTAGTTTGAAAAATGTActatatcgataaaaaatatttattcaaacaaCCTCATTCAAAATATACAGTTCAAAAAATGTAGCAAAACCATTTTTTGTCCATAAAAATGCATCGCCAAAACAAACAAATGCCATTTGACGAACTATTAACTGTGCCACTTCTATTTTACGCCTATGAGGATGCAATTGTTCGTTGTATGTAACATATTCCTTcctgaaaattgttttcaaataatagtaatttatcAACAATCTTATAAACGTTTCTTGcaattgtttgtttttttgtagaaaagaaTAGAgtttggaagagaaaaacttTGATaagttttttcaatattattcatataataaaaaaaatttcataacaCTCGCgtttatttgtacaatataaaatgaatAGTTATTTTACATGCCGTTCCTACTAAAAACTAAATTGAAGTCCAATTTAATATACAGAATaattacttcaaaattttttacttagagtaaacataaaaatacttttttgatGTGATGCAAGTaacattgtataaattttagatgtttcttaattaacgtattgacataaaaatatgtatatctatctgttttaaaaaattgttaaatttttttatgtttttttatttggtctaaataattcttaataacGGATATTAcctttgaaaaatgaaattccGTGTTTCAAAGCTGCTGTATTCAACATCCGAAAATACAAGATAATTCATTTCTGGTATTTCTATCGTActttgttttttgaaaaaatttaaggCTCGTTCGGCAACGTTCatcgcaaaatatatatattgtgtcaTGTTACTTCCACACCAAAATGTGACGTTTGCATATATAGAAATTGCAGTGAACGTGGATATTATAACTCTTAAACGTTGAACGGGTATGAAAGATGAATTTTTAAAGTGCGTCCACATCATGTCATTTTCatctagttttattttttgtattggTGCATTTGATACAGCTGTGTATTTTCTATGATGCTTGATGGAAATTTTGAAGGTGGCTTTCAATTCTGGCTCATCCCAACACGGGAATAATTGTCGAGCTATCATTATTTCATGCAtcgtattatcattatcattattttttattgcagtcaacctatattttaacaataatttatttatttatttttgaaataaaattttgattataatttgatcGAGAATTGATTAAGAATAGACTGAAAAATGTCAGgttttgaataattcaacTATTTATCACATTTCTACGTAAATTGTTCTAAATGTACCCATTGAAACATATTTGTATCTCTCAAAATCGACAAATTGTGTGCGTAATGTTGTATACATttaagcaatattttaaaaaactttaaatcatttttgtagTTAACAATTTTAGGCACGATGACGATGAATATAGTGAACATATATTGTGAAGAATAATAGCaactgttatttataatataacaaaatgttaTGAACATTTTTTACTTACATTTCATCTTGgttttgaaataaagtttCAGAGAAGTCATTTGTGTTATCATTTATGTgatgtatatatgttattgTTAAAGTATATTTCCCAGGTATCAAAAACTGTGGATGCTTTTTTGGCGATTTTACGTtagtaaaatcaataataagcACATGCGGTTTATTGATGATCCaatactttgaaatataaattcttctttcataaaaatggTCAATTAAAACAACATTAAGTATGGAAAAAATCCCTGAAGGTATAGTTAAATTTGTTGTTAgactttcaataaaaatagtaatattgcAATCGCCCACTAAAATCTTTTCAtcgaaatcaaatattaatttgacgTCATAATGCGGTACTATATTGTTTGGCAAATTATAAGTAATTGCAACGTTATCTTCGGCATTGATAGCAGCGAAAAAAGCTATTGTaacaattaacataaatttcacaaatattgaAAGCTTTTGTTGTgtcattttaatttctatgtcACGTAACAGAAATTTCtgcaagagaaattattttattgaaaatagaacATTTTGTTAAACGTGtatagtattaatattatatacaacaaaattttattcaaaatataaatgttttaagaaACCTTTAAATGCAACTGAAATTGTTGAAGAAATCCGaaaaacatcaaaataatACGCTTTtgacgattatttttaaacagttgACGATAtccgtttaattaatttttattccaaaacaGTCATAAAATAAACCGTCAACTGTAATTCAGCTGAGAGCGCAAAATTAAacaacagaaaaattaaagaaaacattagttgatttgataactttgaaaaatgcttctaaaaaaagtatttaaaaatttttctatacttatattgagaaatatttcatgctttttttattaactcacCTAAGTATATTAAAGTTGTGCGTAGTttgtagaattaattatttatactaattacaattaatacaatacaCCGTTTCAAATGTAAACGCCTTAGATATATAAACTCATTCGCTATCTTACTGTTTCGAGAAATCACCGAACACTGAGAAAGGCATTGGCAGCTGATAGATATGGTAGCTAATTTAACACATACATTATGTCATGTAAATAGTTGCTAAAAGGTCACTCGGTAGTAAACACTGCTAACCAACAGagaagcaaataaattttaatatttcaacggACAAATTTGTGCGTTAAATAAGGaaagcaaatttttaagttGCTTTTAACTACtgttatagaaaatataagaaatatgtaaaaaattatactttttaaataaataatttttagaattattgtatatcaaaataataaaatttattattttgtacaaagtcaatttatattgaattatataatattacagatttaataaattataattttttatatattactacGAACAAATGGGACGATATTACTACGAACAAAATGGGGGATTAACTCgtccaaaaataaattattaaactttattatgaCAGATTATACAatgttaaaagaataataaatctttaatgaataaaaaaaaagccaaAAAGAAGGGATAACAAACGcaacgaaaatttataatttactagagattataaataaatatattactaatatttgtatacgtatataaatattaattaacattaaatattagaaaaataaaatattagaaataattaaaacaaaaataaaacattttaaaattgagaagaaatatttaatacaacaatgaaaaaaaattacaaaaatgattaataaatgaatgcATGTGagtaacatgtaaaaaattattgtttgaaTTGAATCCTTCATGGATTCAATTGTTTGTCTATTCCTTTATTTTACTGTATCTATAAGCTTGTAATTTGCGACTTTTTCATtgtgttctttttttcgtttttctattttttgttcaaCAGCATCAACCATTCGCTTTGTATTCATTGTCGGACTATTTTTAACGATGTCACTTATCTAAAACAGATTGTttgatgatattaaatatattaataaatatataataattttctttaattacaaaaaaaaatttcaaattgctACGTTAAGTGCATTTGGGTCAGATATATCATTTATGTATATCACAAAGTAAACATAAATAAGCTCAATAAAAGAGTCAAGTAATGATAACGTTATACgcatataagaaaatatacttttttgaaTTGTTCCGCTTCATGCTCGTGCGTTATGATAACAATTAATACGGCAATTTCGTCAACATGCCTacaaaagcaaaataatatattttacaaatataacaaatattcataaatgttaagatatattaataaaaaaacgtaATTACCTTTTTCCACTTAAGTCGAAGAATTCTAAatgattgaatataaaatcgagTACTACATCATTTCTtgcatgttttgcaaaaataagaagaaaagtaTTAGCAATTATCGTTTTATTGTATGACGAATAAAAAGTATCTTTGCTTATTGTaatcaaatacattttaataatgatagtATTTGTAGAGCAAGTTaagtattctaaaaatttattatcgaatgATGAATCCCATTTATTCCACACCATTCGCCAAATACTGACGTTTGCTGCCATTAAACCTTTACAGTATAACCATTCTTTCCGTTCCAAAAGTCTGCATTAccagagaaaaagaaatattttatataaatatttaactctacaatattttataatttaatagtaaaataattgatttagcATAAAGCAATAATgccatcaaatttatttatacaaataacaacTTACTTGTCCTTTCCAGAACTTACAAGATGTCTTTCTAATTGAGAGGTGACTGTTTTTCTACAGTCAGGAACATCGAGAACACATGCCCATTTTATCGCTTCTTCTCTTAAACATTTAGTAAAATCGTTATCACTATCTGTGTCATCGTATTCTATATTCAGCAGAAGTCCATGAAACatgtacttaattttgttctataaattgttaaataataggaattttaaatttattatcattttttaaaaagatgacataagtatatttacacatatacatattaatttgaactttttttatatgtacagtgctttaatattatatattatttttgtttgtggAAATTTACTATTACTATAATTTACCTTTGCACTTATATCACTTTTAAATGCCCACATACACGCCATATATTCAACAGCTTTAATCATAGGATACCATACTCCATAGTCCGTATCTCTTAATAAAAAGCTTGTAACATCCCAAAACAAATCGAAATTGAGTTGTCTCATAATCATAAAATGAAAGGCGTCATCAACGATTTGAGCTCGATTATAAAGAGAAATGTGAGTATGATTTACAAAGTACAAATAATGCTTTAGTTTTTGCCAGTTATCCTCATCATAATTGACGCGATAGTACCCtatgacaaaaaaatgatatttctattattagaGTATCTTCAACAAATTCATGAAAAAATGCTtgcaaatatcattatttccatctaaatattttctgaaataagttattttttaaataaaatatttataaaattaatattaaattaatgaattaagaTTACTTGTGCGATATCATCATCTAAACATAAATGACAAACTacgtgtttaaaattttttacatgaaaagttgttaataaatatgcaaaagttAATCGTCTATTTATAATCGCCCGTTTTCCTACCTGACCCTATATATCACtctacatttattgtaaaaagctTTCATTTGCCGAACATTAAGTGTGTGTTTTTCATTGCCAATAAAACGactaaatgagaaaaaaggtttcaagtttgaaaataatttcttttaaattaatatacgacGATTTTTTACGGAGTTACAATGCTTAGaagattactttttttaaaacaagtcTTCTTGATCGCTTAATTGTTGCAAGACAGTGGATAATTGTggttacatatattaaaatatcaaataaacagAAAAGACATATTTCTAATGATTAAacatagaataataaaacgtcaattaaaaaataaagcaatagaataaaaaagttactGTTCAATATTTACCAATTTGTTGTAAATTGACTATAATCCAATCATTACTGTCAATGTCAAGTAAATAACAGTACGGTTGTAATGGAAATAGCCAATAGTAATGTAATGACTCAAAATATAAGAGTGATTTTGATGTATATGTCACATAAACTGGATATTGCTTCATGccaaaaattaatgtaaattcatAATTACTATATGTGATTAATGtcatagaattattttgtgtCACGTACAGCGTAGGATAATATCCTTCCAGTGACCAATTATAGatcaaatcttttatattagatGTGTTATTCGTTACATTTAGAGCACTTTCCAGAACGGTCCAAAATGACTCGCCAGATAAATTCATAGTATCTGTCGTGGTTGTTCGACTAtctctgaaaaattaatttcaaaaatcttttttatcaattacattatttactattaataataattctacaatgtgttgaataaaaatctttctgtAAAAGATAACTAAAAGTTGTTGATAAATTCAAAACGATTAACTTCTATGTTTTTGAATAGTAGAATTTGAAGCATGTCATGTATATTTTGTTgttcacattttttacatcattgacactattaaaacatataaaaaaattttactcacAGTGTGTTTACATATCTGTTGATAGCTGTCCAAAACACATCatcagatattatattatataacatgcGCCATATAACGGATGCTGCGacaattcaaattataaagtaataattaagtagtttctctttacttttaatatagtATTAATCACTATTGACATaatagcaattaatattttaaaatagtattaatttttactcttaatatacttataataaattttatgtacaagCAAGTTGTACTTGAATCGATTTGTagttaagtttttttatattctattacttgcaaatttaagaatttacgtataataatgaatattttaaaattatatttcttttaattataaataatattttaattacattattttaataatgtttattgtaattaaatatgttaattaaatttacatattttaattacatttatttatttaaacttacattttatgtaatgaTGAGATGATCTATATGGATGAACTATAGAGTCATATGCGAAGTATGATGGATGAAAAGAATCATCGAGTCGTAAAGACTCCTGTAGTGTTTGGACGACAAATAAATTCATGTCATACAAGTAAGTCTGCAAAATGACATGATCGAGTAAATATGTATAGGTAATAGAGAAATGTATTTGAATCTTGGCAACATGTATTTAGCGCTGCTAACAGCTGCTATTAACATTTGatcgttaatattaataagtctGAAAATGTAGTATATTAGTAAGAGTATAAAAAAACCTGATGCAAAGTATGTGCTGCAAGAAATGCAATAAATCCGTCTTTTGCCCATAGAAACACATCATCATACCAATAAGATATCGTTTCATGTGCTATTAAGTTTGCTATTTCCATTTTGCGGACAACATGATCTAATGTCTCATTATAAACAACATCTTCTTCTCTAAaagttgtttttaaatattaaaaatatacccaaaatttttatgataattatgcaAGTTAATGAATATGTGTAATGTCGCTGTAGTaagtacaaattattacaaagacacaaataaacaataattatatttaggtaaaaataaatttaaggaTAAATcagtaataaagttaaatttggCAGTAAATGTAAGTGGTATGTTTTAGTTGTTTTCTAATAATCATactaacattaaaataaatattttttagaatattataatttaatatgtttattgtttattatttataatttattcaatttggtTTTATTCAATTAGTATTACCTTAATAGAATAAATCCCTTTATCTTTCCGTAATTGAACTGAAAGTctctaattataatgtaatttagttctggtaattttttttcatttttttctgtcaaGTAACTCAGAACTTTATAAGCATAGATTTTTGCATATTGCACCTGGTCTGTTATCTTTTTTCTATGCCAAAATTTGAGATTTGCATCAGGAGGAAAATCATTTAAGTCATAATTTAATGTTGTCATCACAAATGTTAAACGTTCAATGGACATTGAAAGTGATTTGTCAAACAGAGTCCACAGCATATTATTCGAATCGTCAGTTTTTTCGGATATCGGCAGAATCGATAAAATTGTGTAGTTTTTATGATGCTTAATggaaatgttaaaagttgaTTTAAATACCGTCTCGTTCAGACATGGAAATAGTTGTCGTGCtcttattatcataatatccttgtttaatctattttatgttgaatgtgtgattaatataaaattttaatttgattaataattgattatattaacttaCACTTTGTTGTCTTTTTTATCTGTGTAGAAAGATTTGAAAAAGTCACCGTCATCTAATATGGTACGgtcgtatataatttttaagatatacgTACCAGgagataaaaaatctattgaaGACTGGGTAAAATCAAGATGAATGTACGTTTTGtcgataaaagaatattttgagATGTCTATAGTTTGATTATTATcgttgttaaataaattaattttaactatcGCAAAAGTCTCTGAGCCCATGATAGTGATATTTTTCGTTGGTCGACAAACTTTTATTGTGGTATAACATTTAccacaaataatatttctgtatacgtcaaattttatttgaacattATAATTCAATGGTATTATATCAGTGTcattcaaaatattgtaattagtTTTAGTATcactttttgtaaattttgcaatagatagtataattatcacgatgaatattaattcgaCATTTAACAAAACTTGTCGGAATGCCATagcaattttcatttaaagcATCTGCAAGAAGAACTTATTGATTAAAGAGAAACACATTTGCGAGTACAAAGCACTTAACTGCTAtatcgcaaaaaatatataataaataaaaaattacagttaATCATTCTAATGCGGAGtagaatttgaaaaagaaaaaaattatttttagtagcgttggaaaaaatgaaattttgaatttaaagatGTTACACAGAATCTtacaaaaaacataatttaattaaatgaaaattaaatacagaaaCTGTAATCAACGGCTaacataaattcaaaattaaaggaGTAAACAAGAAGCAAAACGATCAAGGCTAGGTGTTTGcgctaaatatattataaaaacaattttgaaaacattaaCGTTTCGACTACAATTTGGTTTTCTTCAGAATTCCACgatttacaatattacatcgaatatattaaaaaacgttttcggattaatataaaaaagtaatttctcATTGCTTATgtgtttcataaaaatttgcgTCGCCgatcttatattatatgtcgtaataaaaaagaatcttttccagctcaataaataacaagataaatttctttttcagttttatagttaaacatttttagtaaaaaattttctgttaCACAAATTActtgttttctcttttttgaCACATGAagtttagttttataattgGCTGAGTATatcattgatttttctttGGCTGAAGAATATCTCGAATATTGTAAATCAccgaaattttcattaaaaatttgtatctaTGCAaccgaaaaagaaatttattttgttaattattgaaCTGGACGGGattctatttaattacaacatataatataagatcGGCGAAgcgaatttttttgaaacacaTAAAcggtaagaaattattttttatattgatccGAAAgcgtttgttattttattcgaggtaatattttaaatcattgaATTCTGAAGAAGACCAAATTGTGGTCGAAACGTTAATGTTTTCaagattgtttttataatatacttagCACGGACACCGAGCCTTGGCCGAGCCttgctttttatttactcctataatttaattagatatttctaataaaaattgcatttttataatattaaatatctttttagtgtaattatatgtaaactAAGCTCAAGgaacagaataaaatttcacagaatcaaatcaacattttttgttaatattgatataattgtatcataatatatgCCATTTCAACGTATggcatatatttaatacaaaaatattacattaaaacaaTTGCTTGCTTAATTGTTGTTATCTGAGTTTTCGTagtataagttaaaaaaaaaaagaaagtaaacgAATAGTGAAAGATGTTAGCACTGGAGAATACGTTATTGACAGTATAGAACCGTATTTGCTATGCTTTCGAAATTtttggtatatttttaatgagaaatctTTCACATGTGGTAACTcacctatatatattaaatttatgtgaaaatttaaattgcggTACTTCgtaacaattaacaatttgtaacAATAGTACAGTACACTGTCTTGAATTGCGAgtgctaaaaatatataaatttaatcgctATCTTACTGCTTCGAAAAGTCACCGAACACTAAGCAGAATATTGGCAGctaacataataaatacacaatGTAAATAGTTTCTAGAAGGTTACATTACACAGTAACGGAAACTGTACTAAAAACATGGAGAAGCAAATAATTGTTGATATCTAATTAGAtaatttgtgtataaaatataaaaaataaatttctacgtTACTTTTAACTACTGTTATAGgaaatacagaaaatatgcgaaaaattatacttttcaaataaataatttttcgaattattgtatatcaaaataataaaatttaatatttttttgcacagaatcaatttatattaaattataattacatataccTTGCACATATACATGCactaaatttgtcaaaatattgTGTAATTCATTGTATTGcacatttattgcatattgtataatatattgtattacgtaaatatcatttatttagtattattattattttgcctttgattttattaaaatactttttcgtTAAATAATGTGTTTAAgcaaatctatatatttttttttttttttttttgttcgaacaggtaaaaaaaaataattttacttatttattttattaaaaatgttaatgacGTACCGCGCGCAGATTCTGCCAGATATCAAAAAGACAAAAGCTGTTACCATAACccattaatttacaaaagcaGAATAGAGATAGagtatataacttttatattcatGCAATATGGAACAATATTGATGTCAAAAGCATAGctaacatttattaatgatgcaaaatttgcaaaaaatatttatttcctaatataaatatgattttttatatgtactaacatttaaataaattaaattttattgaaacaaaagCAATGAATAGAGTGATATCAAATATGAAAGAATGGATTGCAGCTATTCCGCATTACGGTAACAGAATAATGTAATACTGATGTGTGATCTGATCACACACATCTGAACACagacgtcagtgtagtgaattaacacaaagaaatttatatacgcGGACATTATGTCGATAAGTATAACAATAAGAAGATGATTACATAAATGAACGAttaatatatgtgtgtgtgtgaatgctggtgagaaacaaataaaattattatcttctaTCGATTTAAGTGTTTGGCTTTTTATACTACATCATTA
The nucleotide sequence above comes from Linepithema humile isolate Giens D197 chromosome 4, Lhum_UNIL_v1.0, whole genome shotgun sequence. Encoded proteins:
- the LOC136999460 gene encoding aminopeptidase N-like isoform X1; the encoded protein is MKIAMAFRQVLLNVELIFIVIIILSIAKFTKSDTKTNYNILNDTDIIPLNYNVQIKFDVYRNIICGKCYTTIKVCRPTKNITIMGSETFAIVKINLFNNDNNQTIDISKYSFIDKTYIHLDFTQSSIDFLSPGTYILKIIYDRTILDDGDFFKSFYTDKKDNKVLNKDIMIIRARQLFPCLNETVFKSTFNISIKHHKNYTILSILPISEKTDDSNNMLWTLFDKSLSMSIERLTFVMTTLNYDLNDFPPDANLKFWHRKKITDQVQYAKIYAYKVLSYLTEKNEKKLPELNYIIIRDFQFNYGKIKGFILLREEDVVYNETLDHVVRKMEIANLIAHETISYWYDDVFLWAKDGFIAFLAAHTLHQTYLYDMNLFVVQTLQESLRLDDSFHPSYFAYDSIVHPYRSSHHYIKSSVIWRMLYNIISDDVFWTAINRYVNTLDSRTTTTDTMNLSGESFWTVLESALNVTNNTSNIKDLIYNWSLEGYYPTLYVTQNNSMTLITYSNYEFTLIFGMKQYPVYVTYTSKSLLYFESLHYYWLFPLQPYCYLLDIDSNDWIIVNLQQIGYYRVNYDEDNWQKLKHYLYFVNHTHISLYNRAQIVDDAFHFMIMRQLNFDLFWDVTSFLLRDTDYGVWYPMIKAVEYMACMWAFKSDISAKNKIKYMFHGLLLNIEYDDTDSDNDFTKCLREEAIKWACVLDVPDCRKTVTSQLERHLVSSGKDKLLERKEWLYCKGLMAANVSIWRMVWNKWDSSFDNKFLEYLTCSTNTIIIKMYLITISKDTFYSSYNKTIIANTFLLIFAKHARNDVVLDFIFNHLEFFDLSGKRHVDEIAVLIVIITHEHEAEQFKKISDIVKNSPTMNTKRMVDAVEQKIEKRKKEHNEKVANYKLIDTVK
- the LOC136999460 gene encoding aminopeptidase Ey-like isoform X2 encodes the protein MIIRARQLFPCLNETVFKSTFNISIKHHKNYTILSILPISEKTDDSNNMLWTLFDKSLSMSIERLTFVMTTLNYDLNDFPPDANLKFWHRKKITDQVQYAKIYAYKVLSYLTEKNEKKLPELNYIIIRDFQFNYGKIKGFILLREEDVVYNETLDHVVRKMEIANLIAHETISYWYDDVFLWAKDGFIAFLAAHTLHQTYLYDMNLFVVQTLQESLRLDDSFHPSYFAYDSIVHPYRSSHHYIKSSVIWRMLYNIISDDVFWTAINRYVNTLDSRTTTTDTMNLSGESFWTVLESALNVTNNTSNIKDLIYNWSLEGYYPTLYVTQNNSMTLITYSNYEFTLIFGMKQYPVYVTYTSKSLLYFESLHYYWLFPLQPYCYLLDIDSNDWIIVNLQQIGYYRVNYDEDNWQKLKHYLYFVNHTHISLYNRAQIVDDAFHFMIMRQLNFDLFWDVTSFLLRDTDYGVWYPMIKAVEYMACMWAFKSDISAKNKIKYMFHGLLLNIEYDDTDSDNDFTKCLREEAIKWACVLDVPDCRKTVTSQLERHLVSSGKDKLLERKEWLYCKGLMAANVSIWRMVWNKWDSSFDNKFLEYLTCSTNTIIIKMYLITISKDTFYSSYNKTIIANTFLLIFAKHARNDVVLDFIFNHLEFFDLSGKRHVDEIAVLIVIITHEHEAEQFKKISDIVKNSPTMNTKRMVDAVEQKIEKRKKEHNEKVANYKLIDTVK